The Desulfovibrio legallii region ATTTGGGCGCTTTGCAGAACCGGCTGGAAAACACCATCAGCAACCTGACTACCCAGGCAGAAAACCTGCAGGCGGCGGAATCGCGCATTTCCGATGTGGACGTGGCCACGGAAATGACGAACTTCGTGCGTAATCAGATCCTCACCCAGTCCGCTGTGGCCATGCTTTCGCAGGCCAACAGCATGCCGCAGATGGCTATGCAGCTTATCGGCGGCTAGGGGCGTTTTTCCACGCCCCAGCTCCTGGCGGGCTGAGGACGCACGCCGCTCGCGACCTCACATATCCCCGAAGGCTTCCGCCCTTCGGGGATATGCCGGGGGTCAGGCCAGGGCCGTCAGGTCGTAGGCCGCACTTTCCACAATATCGCAAGGCAGCAACGCGCCCGGCCGCACGCCGGGGCCGCTCACATAGGTAATGCCGTCCGCCTCCGGAGCCTGAAACCAGACCCGGCCCCGGTGCAGGCCCGGCCATTCCGGATGGGGGGCGTCCACCAGCACGGGCAGGCGCGCGCCCACATGGGCGGCCAAAAGCTCCGCGCTGATGTCGGCCTGAATTTCCATAAGCGCCGCACGACGCTCCTCGCGCAGGGGCATGGGCACCTGCTCCGACAGTTGGGCGGCCGGGGTGCCCTCTTCTGCCTGATAGGCAAAAACCCCCACATGCTGCAGACGATTTTTTTCCACAAAACGGCACAGGGCTTCAAACTGCGCCGCGCTCTCGCCGGGGTAGCCTACGATAAAGGTCGTGCGCAGCACAGCTTCGGGCAGCTCTTCCCGCACCAGATCCAACACACGCTGCGGATCCTGGGCAAAAGGGCGGCCCATGCGCGCCAGCACCTGGGGGTGGGCGTGCTGCAGAGGAATATCCAGATAGGGCAGCAGGGGCGCGCCCCATTGCCGCAGCAGGCGCAGAAGCTCGCGGGTCACCCCGGTGGGATAGAGGTAGAGCAGCCGCAGCCAGGCCAGGCCGTCCAGCCCGGCCAGACGCTCCAGCAGCCGGGGAAGGCCGTCCTTGATACCCAGATCCAGCCCCCAAGAGGTCAGATCCTGAGCCACCAGGTCCAGCTCCCGCACGCCCTGCCCCAGCAAAACACGGGCCTCGGCCTCAATGCGTTCCGCCGGCAGGGATTTGAGCCCGCCGCGGATGGACGGAATGGTGCAGAAGGCGCAACGGTGGCGGCAGCCTTCTCCCACCTTGAGCCAGGCGTAAGAAGGCCCGGTGGAAAGCAGCCGCCCCCCGCCGGGCGGATCCGCCGGGGGCGGCGGCAGATGCAAGGCCTGCGCCAGCAGGGCGGGCCAGCGGGGCAGATCTGCCGTGGGCAGCCAAAGGTCCACCTCCGGCAGTTCCCTGGCCAGCTCGGCCGCGCCGTAGCGGCCCACCATACAGCCGCCCACGGCCAGCAGGGGCTTGCGCTTGCAGCGGCCCAAACATTGGGCGGCGTCCAGCACCGCCCGCACGGATTCGCGCACGGCCGGGGCGATAAAGCCGCAAGTGTTAATAAAAACCAGGCGCGCGCGCCCCATATGGGCGGCATGGGCAATGGGCACGCCCAGAGAACCCAGCAAGCGTTCGCTGTCCACCCTGTTTTTGGGACAGCCCAGGCTCAGGGACCAGACCTGCAACGGACGTGAAGGACGAAGAATAGTCATGGGGGCACTGTACAGAGCCCGCGCGCCCTTGTCACCCTGCC contains the following coding sequences:
- the rimO gene encoding 30S ribosomal protein S12 methylthiotransferase RimO, producing MTILRPSRPLQVWSLSLGCPKNRVDSERLLGSLGVPIAHAAHMGRARLVFINTCGFIAPAVRESVRAVLDAAQCLGRCKRKPLLAVGGCMVGRYGAAELARELPEVDLWLPTADLPRWPALLAQALHLPPPPADPPGGGRLLSTGPSYAWLKVGEGCRHRCAFCTIPSIRGGLKSLPAERIEAEARVLLGQGVRELDLVAQDLTSWGLDLGIKDGLPRLLERLAGLDGLAWLRLLYLYPTGVTRELLRLLRQWGAPLLPYLDIPLQHAHPQVLARMGRPFAQDPQRVLDLVREELPEAVLRTTFIVGYPGESAAQFEALCRFVEKNRLQHVGVFAYQAEEGTPAAQLSEQVPMPLREERRAALMEIQADISAELLAAHVGARLPVLVDAPHPEWPGLHRGRVWFQAPEADGITYVSGPGVRPGALLPCDIVESAAYDLTALA
- a CDS encoding flagellin, whose translation is LGALQNRLENTISNLTTQAENLQAAESRISDVDVATEMTNFVRNQILTQSAVAMLSQANSMPQMAMQLIGG